The genomic region GCCCAGGCCGCGCGTCGCCGGTGCGATCCGCCATTCGGCCACGAAGGTGCCGTCGTGGCGGAACACCTGCACGCGGTCGTTCTGCCGGTCGCACACATAGACCAGCCCATCGCGGGCGAGCTTCACGCAATGCACGGGATTGCCGAAATTCGACGAGGGCGCCGCCGCCGGGTCGTAGCTGCGCCGCTGGTCGACGGGACGACGGCCATAGGCGCCCCAATGCCGCCGGTAGGCACCGGTTTCGGCGTCGAAGACGATGACACGGTGGTTGCCGTAGCCATCGGCGACATAGACCTCGTTGGCCTCGATATCGACCGCGACATCGGCGGGGCGCGCCAGCCGGGTGACGTCGTTGCTGTCGACCTTGCCGCCGGGATGGCCGATCTGCAGGACGAAGCGCCCGTCAGCGGTGAATTTCAGCACCTGCCCGTCCTGCGGGCCGTTGCCGCCGAGCCAGACGAAGCCCCGCGGATCGACATGGACGCCGTGCTCGTTGCCGAACCAGTCATAGCGCGGCCCCTGCCCGCGCCATGGCCCGCCCCAGGCCTGCAGCAGCCTGCCCTCGGGATCGAATTCGATCACCGGCGGCGCGGCCGGCTGGCCGGCCGGGACGCTATGGGGGCGGTGGATGATCCAGACATGGTCGCGCGCATCGGTCGCGACCCCCGACACCTCGCCCAGCACCCAGCCATGCGGCAGCGGCTTCGGCCAGGACGGGTCGACCTGCAGATGCGGGGCCTCCGCCGCCCGGGCGCCGGCACCGAGCAGCAGCACCATGAACAGGATCAGAAAATGTCGCATGGGCCTTCCCAAACGATGCCCTACACCCCGCCACGCAGCCGCGCCGTCGCCGCCGCATCGATCCGCCCCTCGGCATCGACCGCCACGCCGTAGGCATCGCGGGCGACGTCCGGGCTGATCACGCCGTCGCGCAGGTCGCGTTGCACCAATGCAGGGTCGCGCGCGCGCGGGTCGCCCATGCCGCCGCCGCCCGGCAGCAGCAGCAGCAGGCGGTCATTGTCCGGAATGACCTGGAAGCCCTTGGGCCGCAGCCGTGTGCCGGATTTCAGCATCACCACGCCCGGCGCGCCGTCGCCGCCGCCCTCGCGGCCCTTCGCCGGGTGGCCGACGCGATCGAAGACGGCATTCACCGCGAATTCCAGCTCGCCCTTGGTGCCGATCTCCATCACCTGCCCGCATCCGCCACGGGTCCGCCCGGGACCGGCGCTGTCGGAGCGCAATTCCTTCTTCCAGAAGATCACCGGCGCCACGTTCTCGGTCGCCTCCACCGGCATGGTCCGCACGCCCGAGGGGAAGGCGGTGCCGTCCAGCCCGTCCGCCGTGGGCCGCGCGCCAGTGCCGCCGGAATTGAAGGTGATGACCTCGAAATCGGCCACCACCCGACGGTTGGCGCGCGCCTGGCCGGAAACCTGCGCGCCGCCCCGCAGCGGCGGGTTCCACAGGCAGGAACTGCCCTCGGCGGCGACGCGATCCGGCACCACCTGGTGCAGGCAGCCCATCATCAGGTCGGGCAGCAACTGCCCGATCACGTGCCGCACCGCCACCGGCGAGGGCCGCGGTGCGTTCAGGATGC from Rhodovastum atsumiense harbors:
- a CDS encoding NHL repeat-containing protein is translated as MRHFLILFMVLLLGAGARAAEAPHLQVDPSWPKPLPHGWVLGEVSGVATDARDHVWIIHRPHSVPAGQPAAPPVIEFDPEGRLLQAWGGPWRGQGPRYDWFGNEHGVHVDPRGFVWLGGNGPQDGQVLKFTADGRFVLQIGHPGGKVDSNDVTRLARPADVAVDIEANEVYVADGYGNHRVIVFDAETGAYRRHWGAYGRRPVDQRRSYDPAAAPSSNFGNPVHCVKLARDGLVYVCDRQNDRVQVFRHDGTFVAEWRIAPATRGLGSVWDLGVWPDAAQSFLLDADGGNGQVHILRRADGTVLGAFGRPGRQPGQFHWLHNIAVDSRGDVFTTEVDAGRRVQRFVPTARP